A region from the bacterium genome encodes:
- a CDS encoding site-specific integrase, giving the protein MLALMITKSGGKSFYVVKTREGKRNFVRIGSANEIPIPAARRMAAETLLKMAAGEVVGAPKKRAVRVAAHTLEDAYEEYHRYLEHHRKANSIAQYERLWMKHLKPWAGKRAMREVRRREVVELHQEVGEHNGHHLANRVVAFLRAIINRSIREHELDIPNPANAITFYREDRRSRRLMPEELPAFFQAVRDEPNEDIRDFVLIAFFTGARKSNVLTMRWQDVSLDRGLWVVPAGDSKNSKELDVVLTERVVEILRARLANTQGLYVFPGRRGVPHMMDPKIGWMRICERAGLQGLHMHDLRRSLASFQIDTGSPLEIIQKTLGHESKTTTEIYARLALDPVRVSLERAMEEILKSETK; this is encoded by the coding sequence TTGCTTGCGCTGATGATCACCAAGAGCGGCGGGAAGTCCTTCTACGTCGTCAAGACACGGGAAGGGAAACGGAACTTCGTTCGCATCGGATCCGCAAATGAAATCCCGATCCCAGCGGCTAGGCGGATGGCCGCTGAGACCCTCTTGAAGATGGCGGCTGGGGAAGTGGTCGGGGCCCCGAAGAAGAGGGCGGTGCGCGTTGCTGCGCACACCCTTGAAGATGCCTACGAGGAATACCACCGCTACCTGGAGCACCACCGCAAGGCGAATTCCATCGCGCAATACGAGCGGCTGTGGATGAAGCACTTGAAGCCTTGGGCCGGCAAGCGCGCCATGCGAGAGGTCCGCAGGCGCGAGGTCGTCGAGCTGCATCAGGAGGTTGGCGAGCACAACGGCCACCACCTTGCCAACCGCGTGGTCGCCTTCTTGCGCGCCATCATCAACCGCTCCATCCGCGAGCACGAGCTGGACATTCCCAACCCGGCGAACGCCATCACGTTCTACCGAGAGGACCGTCGGTCCAGGCGACTGATGCCCGAGGAGCTCCCGGCCTTTTTCCAGGCCGTACGTGATGAGCCGAATGAGGACATCCGCGATTTCGTGCTCATTGCCTTCTTCACGGGCGCGCGCAAGTCCAACGTGCTCACGATGCGTTGGCAGGATGTCTCACTGGACCGAGGGCTCTGGGTGGTGCCAGCCGGGGACTCGAAGAACAGCAAGGAGCTGGACGTGGTCCTGACCGAACGCGTGGTGGAGATCCTGCGCGCCCGTCTTGCCAACACCCAGGGCCTCTACGTCTTCCCAGGGCGCCGCGGCGTGCCGCACATGATGGATCCCAAGATCGGCTGGATGCGGATCTGCGAGAGGGCCGGACTTCAAGGCCTGCACATGCACGACCTGCGGCGCAGCCTCGCCTCCTTCCAGATCGACACAGGGTCACCGCTGGAGATCATCCAAAAAACGCTGGGGCATGAGTCCAAGACCACGACCGAGATCTACGCCAGGCTGGCCCTGGATCCCGTGCGGGTGAGTCTGGAGCGGGCCATGGAAGAGATCTTGAAGTCCGAGACGAAGTAG
- a CDS encoding Fic family protein, giving the protein MHRGLTGHYESTAVAGEQVQAFVPAPLPPEQPIDLTGLRQRRLEQAQLACGRLDGIAALLPDPDLFLYAYVRREAVLSSQIEGTQSSLSELLLFELEEAPGVPIDDVVDVSNYVAALEHGLMRLGDGFPLSSRLLREVHGVLLARGRGADKMPGEYRRSQNWIGGTRPGNARYVPPPANRVEDCVAALERFIHEEASGLPILVKVALTHVQFETIHPFLDGNGRVGRLLIALMLHDAQVLRQPLLYLSLFFKQHRAEYYRLLDAVRLDGDWEAWLDFFIEGTEQTASGAVETAHRLLALFQEDTARVRGLGRQAAGTLRVFDALRARPVVTVSDLAARTGVTYPTAAKQIDALGKLGILRELTGRRRDRVFAYSRYLAILNEGTEPL; this is encoded by the coding sequence ATGCATCGTGGATTGACCGGTCACTATGAGTCCACCGCCGTCGCAGGTGAGCAGGTTCAAGCCTTCGTGCCCGCTCCGCTTCCGCCCGAACAGCCCATCGATCTCACCGGCCTGCGCCAGCGCCGGCTGGAACAAGCCCAGCTCGCCTGTGGAAGGCTCGATGGCATTGCTGCCTTGCTACCTGACCCTGACCTGTTTCTCTACGCCTATGTGCGGCGAGAAGCCGTGCTCTCCTCCCAGATCGAGGGCACGCAGTCCTCGCTCTCCGAGCTTCTCCTCTTCGAGCTGGAGGAAGCCCCGGGCGTGCCCATTGATGATGTGGTGGACGTGTCCAACTACGTCGCGGCGCTGGAGCACGGGTTGATGCGTCTGGGCGATGGGTTTCCGCTCTCCAGCCGCCTGCTGCGCGAGGTCCACGGCGTGCTCCTCGCTCGCGGGCGTGGGGCCGACAAGATGCCGGGTGAGTATCGCCGCAGCCAGAACTGGATCGGCGGCACGCGCCCCGGCAACGCCCGCTACGTGCCGCCACCTGCCAACCGGGTCGAGGACTGTGTGGCGGCGCTGGAACGCTTCATTCACGAGGAAGCAAGCGGCCTGCCCATCCTCGTGAAGGTGGCCCTGACCCATGTGCAGTTCGAGACCATCCACCCCTTCCTGGACGGCAACGGCCGCGTGGGCCGCCTGCTCATCGCGCTGATGCTGCACGATGCCCAGGTGCTGCGGCAGCCGCTCCTCTACCTGAGTCTCTTCTTCAAGCAGCACCGCGCCGAGTATTACCGGCTGCTGGACGCCGTGCGGCTGGATGGAGACTGGGAGGCCTGGCTGGACTTCTTCATCGAAGGCACGGAGCAGACTGCCAGTGGCGCCGTGGAGACGGCACATCGCTTGCTGGCCCTCTTTCAGGAGGACACCGCCCGTGTCCGCGGCCTGGGCCGCCAAGCCGCCGGCACCCTGCGGGTCTTCGACGCCCTGCGCGCACGGCCTGTGGTCACAGTCAGTGATTTGGCCGCTCGCACGGGCGTCACCTACCCGACGGCTGCCAAGCAAATCGATGCGTTGGGGAAACTGGGCATCCTGCGTGAACTCACGGGCCGTCGACGCGACCGGGTGTTCGCTTACAGCCGGTACTTGGCGATACTGAACGAGGGAACAGAGCCGCTGTGA
- a CDS encoding response regulator codes for MDGRLFSLVMPPPPGFAICHEFVRREFRTSPFALLVRTEKDGRVFLGDLLPKLSGIVVTVGVEPAWTAWHDHFFHFQVSADALPHLAPVVRPVLHLLEKLRESADEQTLLQLELKRAIESRNRMVDEFDHNRTGLLREIDERRQAQRRLEESEGRLSSIYDASPDGILVLDLETGRFVSGNARICQMLGCGQDDLPHLGVEDIHPPEALPAIREVLADQARGSQRVAVDIPLLRRDGSRFFTDINAQTMQLGGRPHLVGLFRDATARRSLEEERRQLQDQLLQSRKMESVGRLAGGVAHDFNNMLGVIIGFTDLLLSQVPPGAPTRHEIEEIRSAAQRSAELTRQLLAFARKQPVMPRVLDLRLTVDGMLGLLGRLIGPRIHLSWTADEDLWPVRLDITQVNQVLTNLCVNARDALGGNGRIELEAANLHLDPAACAAMPDAQPGDYVRLRVCDEGEGMSPEVLQHLFEPFFTTKELGRGTGMGLATVYGIVRQNKGFIVVKSAPGQGTCVDVHLPRHAPEGKVDPASDPPPGSARNQGAMVLLVEDEPRLLAMCRRLLDGMGCRVLAAGTPGEALRLAQEHNGHLHLLVTDVMMPEMNGRELADKLHATHPKLRCLFMSGYSADVLTANLGSVSGCRFLQKPFSLQQFSTAVRQALDEAPTGA; via the coding sequence ATGGACGGGCGCCTGTTCAGCCTGGTGATGCCACCCCCGCCCGGCTTCGCCATCTGCCACGAGTTCGTCCGGCGGGAGTTCCGCACCAGCCCCTTCGCCCTGCTGGTGAGAACAGAGAAGGACGGGCGGGTCTTCCTGGGTGATCTGCTGCCCAAACTGAGCGGCATCGTGGTCACGGTGGGGGTCGAGCCGGCCTGGACCGCCTGGCATGACCACTTCTTCCATTTCCAGGTGAGCGCCGATGCGCTGCCCCACTTGGCCCCGGTCGTGCGGCCGGTCCTCCACCTGCTGGAGAAGCTGCGGGAAAGCGCCGATGAGCAAACCCTGCTCCAGTTGGAGTTGAAGCGGGCCATCGAGAGCCGGAACCGCATGGTGGACGAGTTCGACCACAACCGGACCGGCCTGCTGCGCGAGATCGACGAACGGCGCCAGGCCCAGCGGCGCTTGGAGGAGTCCGAAGGCCGCCTGAGCAGCATCTACGACGCATCCCCCGACGGCATCCTCGTGCTGGACCTGGAGACGGGCCGCTTCGTCTCCGGCAACGCCCGCATCTGCCAAATGCTGGGCTGCGGCCAGGACGATCTGCCCCACCTGGGGGTGGAGGACATCCATCCGCCGGAGGCTTTGCCCGCCATCCGGGAGGTGCTGGCCGACCAGGCCCGCGGCAGCCAGCGGGTGGCGGTGGACATTCCCCTGCTTCGCCGTGACGGCAGCCGGTTCTTCACCGACATCAATGCCCAGACAATGCAACTGGGGGGGCGCCCGCACCTGGTGGGCCTCTTCCGCGACGCCACCGCGAGGAGAAGTTTGGAGGAGGAGCGCCGCCAGCTCCAGGACCAGCTTCTGCAGTCGCGCAAGATGGAATCGGTGGGACGCCTGGCCGGCGGCGTCGCCCATGACTTCAACAACATGTTGGGGGTCATCATCGGCTTCACCGATCTCCTTCTCTCCCAGGTGCCGCCGGGAGCGCCCACCCGGCACGAGATCGAGGAGATCCGCAGCGCCGCCCAACGCTCGGCGGAGTTGACCCGCCAGCTGCTGGCCTTTGCCCGCAAGCAGCCCGTCATGCCCCGCGTGCTGGACCTGCGCCTGACGGTGGACGGCATGCTGGGGCTGCTGGGGCGCCTCATCGGCCCGCGCATCCACCTCTCCTGGACCGCGGACGAGGATCTCTGGCCGGTCAGGCTGGACATCACCCAGGTGAACCAGGTTCTCACCAACCTCTGCGTCAACGCGCGGGATGCCCTGGGCGGCAACGGCCGCATCGAGCTGGAGGCGGCCAACCTGCACCTGGACCCGGCCGCCTGCGCCGCGATGCCCGATGCCCAGCCCGGCGATTATGTGCGGCTGAGGGTGTGCGACGAGGGCGAGGGCATGTCGCCCGAAGTGCTGCAGCACCTCTTCGAACCCTTCTTCACGACCAAGGAGCTGGGACGGGGGACGGGCATGGGCCTGGCCACCGTCTATGGCATCGTCCGGCAGAACAAGGGCTTCATCGTCGTGAAGAGCGCGCCCGGACAGGGCACCTGCGTGGATGTCCACCTGCCGCGCCACGCGCCGGAAGGGAAAGTGGATCCGGCTTCGGACCCGCCGCCGGGCAGTGCCCGGAACCAGGGTGCGATGGTGCTGCTGGTGGAGGATGAGCCGCGCCTGCTCGCCATGTGCCGGCGACTGCTGGATGGCATGGGCTGCCGCGTGCTGGCGGCGGGAACGCCCGGCGAGGCGCTCCGCCTGGCCCAGGAGCACAACGGACACCTGCACCTGCTGGTCACGGATGTGATGATGCCGGAGATGAACGGGCGTGAGCTGGCCGACAAGCTGCACGCCACTCATCCGAAGCTGCGCTGCCTCTTCATGTCTGGCTACTCGGCGGATGTCCTGACGGCCAACCTGGGGTCGGTGTCAGGCTGCCGCTTCCTGCAGAAGCCCTTCTCCTTGCAACAATTCAGCACGGCCGTGCGACAGGCCCTGGACGAGGCGCCGACGGGCGCATGA
- a CDS encoding FIST N-terminal domain-containing protein: MQYRSASTLNPDPYRAGIQIGDALRSVDPEVILLFASISYDPDFSEFFSGLQDALEGRSPLIVGGTGDGIFERNLAADYGVCALGMNSGGAVRWSTALRRGVGGDSRSASREAAREAAAGLDGDPAFCFVLADGLQADGTEVVAGLREILAIPFFGGLSGDDRNFTRSRIFHGGREHEDAVVVLLGSGPLPFLLQAASGWTPMGEEGVVEEVAGRRLGRISGRPVRDYISQQIGRVMGATDLGVMPLAVYTDEQQGRFFLRSSAGLDEGDGSTTLFGSLPAGIRVKVCAASREEVLDGVREAVASLKPWPSGFQPGAAVLISCAGRKWYLEDTGRRELEAFQQSLGLDLPLVGIPSFGEIGPFRLADGRTTPPCFHNVTFVLCLLGA; the protein is encoded by the coding sequence ATGCAGTACCGGTCAGCCTCCACCCTCAATCCCGATCCCTACCGGGCTGGAATCCAGATTGGCGACGCTTTGCGCAGTGTGGATCCAGAAGTGATTCTGCTCTTCGCCTCCATCAGCTACGACCCGGATTTCTCCGAGTTCTTCTCCGGCCTGCAGGACGCCCTGGAAGGACGTTCCCCGCTGATCGTGGGGGGCACGGGGGACGGCATCTTCGAGCGCAACCTGGCCGCGGATTACGGGGTGTGTGCCCTGGGCATGAACTCGGGGGGCGCCGTGCGCTGGTCGACGGCCCTGAGGCGCGGCGTGGGTGGAGACTCCCGCAGCGCCTCCCGGGAGGCCGCCCGCGAGGCGGCGGCGGGGCTGGACGGCGATCCTGCCTTCTGCTTCGTCCTGGCGGATGGACTGCAGGCCGACGGCACGGAGGTGGTCGCCGGCCTGCGCGAGATCCTGGCGATCCCCTTCTTCGGCGGCTTGAGCGGCGATGATCGCAACTTCACGCGCAGCCGCATCTTCCATGGGGGGAGGGAGCACGAGGACGCCGTGGTGGTGCTGCTGGGTTCGGGTCCGCTGCCCTTCCTCCTGCAGGCGGCCAGCGGCTGGACCCCCATGGGCGAGGAGGGGGTGGTCGAGGAGGTGGCGGGCCGGCGCTTGGGCCGCATCTCGGGGCGGCCCGTGCGGGACTACATCTCGCAGCAGATCGGCCGCGTGATGGGCGCCACCGATCTGGGCGTGATGCCCTTGGCCGTGTACACGGACGAGCAACAGGGGCGCTTCTTCCTGCGCTCCTCGGCCGGGCTGGACGAGGGGGACGGCTCCACCACCCTCTTTGGCAGCCTGCCGGCCGGCATCCGGGTGAAGGTCTGCGCCGCCTCGCGCGAGGAGGTGCTGGACGGCGTGCGGGAGGCGGTGGCGAGCCTGAAACCCTGGCCCAGCGGTTTCCAGCCGGGCGCCGCCGTGCTGATCAGCTGCGCCGGACGGAAGTGGTACTTGGAGGACACGGGCCGCCGGGAGTTGGAAGCCTTCCAGCAAAGCCTGGGCCTGGACCTGCCCCTGGTCGGCATCCCCTCCTTCGGCGAGATCGGACCCTTCCGCCTGGCTGACGGCCGCACCACGCCCCCTTGCTTCCACAACGTCACCTTCGTTCTCTGCCTGCTGGGAGCCTGA
- a CDS encoding pirin family protein — translation MMSIRPAGQRGHADHGWLDSWHSFSFADYIDPAWMGYRALRVLNEDRVAPGRGFGLHPHRDMEIVTWVLAGTLRHEDSLGNRFDIRPGEAQRMSAGTGILHSETNPSSTEEVHLLQIWLLPARRGLPPGYEQRPLGGPRSDGWRLLAAPAGEGAAVTIQADARILVGDLAAGQSLRWPPAPGRGLWLQVAAGRLELDGQELAAGDGAHGEEGGVTLVGRETASQVLLFDLA, via the coding sequence ATGATGTCGATCCGACCCGCCGGCCAGCGGGGCCACGCCGACCACGGCTGGCTGGACAGCTGGCACAGCTTCTCCTTCGCCGATTACATCGATCCAGCCTGGATGGGCTATCGCGCCCTGCGCGTGCTCAACGAGGACCGGGTGGCGCCCGGGCGGGGCTTCGGCCTGCATCCGCACCGGGACATGGAGATCGTCACCTGGGTGCTGGCCGGCACCCTGCGCCACGAGGATTCGCTGGGCAACCGCTTCGACATCCGGCCGGGCGAGGCTCAGCGCATGAGCGCCGGCACAGGCATCCTGCACAGCGAGACCAACCCCTCCTCCACGGAGGAGGTCCATCTTCTGCAGATCTGGCTGCTGCCGGCGCGCCGGGGGTTGCCGCCGGGTTATGAGCAGCGTCCCCTGGGCGGCCCGCGCAGTGACGGCTGGCGTCTCCTGGCGGCTCCGGCTGGCGAAGGCGCGGCGGTGACGATCCAGGCCGACGCCCGCATCCTGGTGGGCGACCTGGCCGCGGGGCAAAGCCTGCGGTGGCCGCCCGCGCCGGGGCGCGGGCTGTGGCTCCAGGTGGCGGCCGGCCGCCTGGAGCTGGACGGCCAGGAGCTGGCCGCCGGCGACGGGGCCCATGGCGAAGAGGGGGGCGTCACGCTGGTGGGCCGGGAGACCGCCAGCCAGGTGCTGCTCTTCGACCTGGCCTGA
- a CDS encoding class I SAM-dependent methyltransferase has product MRREPPPSARRDAAWLHVPAADYEAHMAHPAVGQSAVLAGLLAEAVSRQGPRRRLLCGCATGNGLEVLTGRNLERITAVDLQPDYLDLARARHAAALPTLELVQADLEEWRPEAGAYDLIWCALLLEYLDSASFLRRMADALAAQGRLHVVLQLPAAGQQAVTATPFTTLRVLEDAMRLVDPRRLATEAAAAGLRCLEERRLSLASGKAFHLAVFAA; this is encoded by the coding sequence ATGAGACGGGAGCCGCCCCCCTCCGCGCGGCGCGACGCCGCTTGGCTGCACGTGCCCGCCGCCGACTACGAGGCCCACATGGCGCACCCCGCCGTAGGACAGTCCGCCGTGCTGGCCGGGCTCCTGGCGGAAGCCGTGTCCCGGCAAGGACCCCGGCGGCGGCTGCTCTGCGGCTGCGCCACGGGCAACGGCCTGGAGGTCCTGACCGGCCGGAACCTGGAGCGGATCACCGCCGTGGACCTGCAGCCCGACTACCTGGATCTGGCCCGCGCCCGCCACGCCGCCGCCCTGCCGACCCTGGAACTGGTCCAGGCCGACCTGGAGGAATGGCGGCCGGAGGCCGGGGCCTACGACCTGATCTGGTGCGCCCTCCTCCTGGAATACCTGGACAGCGCTTCCTTCCTGCGGCGCATGGCGGACGCCCTGGCCGCGCAGGGCCGCCTGCACGTGGTCCTGCAACTGCCCGCCGCCGGCCAGCAGGCGGTCACGGCGACGCCCTTCACCACCCTGCGCGTGCTGGAGGATGCCATGCGTCTGGTGGATCCCCGCCGCCTGGCGACTGAGGCGGCCGCCGCCGGCCTCCGCTGCCTGGAAGAGCGGCGCCTGTCCCTGGCCAGCGGCAAGGCCTTCCACCTGGCCGTCTTCGCGGCCTGA
- a CDS encoding M48 family metallopeptidase, producing the protein MTSYLLLIIAILVLDYLLSTTSIILDWKGLSLKLPAEMEGSHDADSYAKSQLYTKATNRLSLVRSTIMLPLTLGFLLLGGFNLVDEVARTPGWPPLATGLLFFAVLMLLLTIIDLPFALIRTFVIEERFGFNRSTVRTFVVDQLKGLLLAVILGGLVLSAVIWLFQTYGATAWLLVWLAIIGFSLLMIFVAPVTILPLFNKFVPLPEGELRSAIERFAHQHAFKMKGIYTIDGSRRSTKGNAYFTGFGRFRRIALYDTILARLDVGELLAVLAHEIGHHKRHHVWMRIATSFLTLGFWCWLCTFFLDNEGLFAAFRMEQRSIHAGLVFFALLVSPLATLIGVAIQALARRQELEADAFAAATAKPDEMITALKKLAVQNLSNLTPHPFTVWLHHSHPPLLDRIAALRRRMI; encoded by the coding sequence ATGACAAGCTATCTGCTCCTCATCATCGCCATCCTGGTGCTGGACTACCTGCTCAGCACGACCTCCATCATCCTGGACTGGAAGGGCCTGTCCCTGAAGCTACCAGCCGAGATGGAAGGCTCCCATGACGCGGACAGCTATGCCAAGAGCCAGCTCTACACCAAGGCGACCAATCGCCTTTCACTGGTCCGATCCACCATCATGCTGCCGCTCACGCTGGGTTTCCTGCTCTTGGGCGGCTTCAATCTGGTCGACGAGGTGGCCCGCACTCCCGGCTGGCCGCCCCTGGCCACCGGCCTGCTCTTCTTCGCCGTCCTGATGCTCCTCCTCACCATCATCGACCTGCCCTTCGCCCTCATCCGCACCTTCGTCATCGAGGAGCGCTTCGGCTTCAACCGCAGCACGGTCCGGACCTTTGTCGTCGACCAGCTCAAGGGCCTCCTGCTGGCGGTCATCCTGGGCGGTCTCGTCCTCTCGGCCGTCATCTGGCTCTTCCAGACCTATGGCGCGACGGCCTGGCTGCTGGTCTGGCTGGCCATCATCGGCTTCAGCCTGCTCATGATCTTCGTCGCGCCGGTGACCATCCTGCCCCTCTTCAACAAGTTCGTCCCCCTGCCGGAGGGCGAGCTGAGATCCGCTATCGAGCGCTTCGCCCACCAGCACGCCTTCAAGATGAAAGGCATCTACACCATCGACGGCTCGCGCCGCTCCACCAAGGGCAACGCCTACTTCACCGGCTTCGGCCGCTTCCGCCGCATCGCCCTCTACGACACGATCCTGGCCCGCCTCGACGTGGGCGAGCTGCTCGCCGTCCTGGCCCACGAGATCGGGCACCACAAGCGTCACCACGTCTGGATGAGGATCGCCACCTCCTTCCTCACCCTGGGCTTCTGGTGCTGGCTCTGCACGTTCTTCCTGGACAATGAGGGACTCTTCGCCGCCTTCCGCATGGAGCAGCGGTCGATCCACGCCGGCCTCGTTTTCTTCGCCCTGCTCGTCTCCCCCCTGGCCACGCTGATCGGCGTGGCGATCCAGGCCCTGGCCCGGCGCCAGGAGCTGGAGGCGGACGCCTTTGCCGCCGCCACGGCCAAGCCCGACGAGATGATCACGGCGCTGAAGAAGCTGGCGGTGCAGAACCTGAGCAACCTGACCCCCCATCCCTTCACAGTCTGGCTCCACCACAGCCACCCCCCGCTCCTGGACAGGATCGCCGCCTTGCGGCGGCGGATGATCTGA
- a CDS encoding MBL fold metallo-hydrolase — protein sequence MRISFHGAARTVTGSRHLIEACGRRILLDCGLMQGKRKDAFAENRRPLPGGHPDIIVLSHAHIDHSGNLPSLVKDGYAGEIWATPATRDLCTLMLQDSAHIQVGDVAFVNKVRRRQGRAPFEPLYTPEDARETMTLFRGLVYGRWRQIAPGIRLRFTDAGHMLGSAHVWLEITEEGGPPRTLLFSGDIGRRDIPIIRDPELPVEGADILLIESTYAGRHHPPYPESEAELEHIILEAHAARSVVLIPAFAVGRTQQLVVALHRLHDRGAIPGMPIFVDSPLATDVTGVFRLHPETYDEETLEALHRPGNPFSFRALRYTRSVQDSQRLNDLSGPAIIIASSGMIEHGRILHHLRNRIMKEETVLLITGWQAPHTLGRLLLQGTDTVFIHGEPFPVRCRIRELTGFSGHADQEELDEWVGCMAKKPAHAFVVHGEEEGAIAFGAHLAKEFGIAHVQVPRQGDRIDL from the coding sequence ATGAGAATCTCCTTTCATGGCGCCGCCCGCACGGTGACCGGTTCCCGCCACCTGATCGAGGCCTGCGGCCGGCGCATCCTGCTCGACTGCGGCCTGATGCAGGGCAAGCGCAAGGATGCCTTCGCGGAGAACCGGCGCCCCTTGCCCGGCGGCCATCCCGACATCATCGTGCTTTCCCACGCCCACATCGACCATTCGGGCAATCTGCCCAGCCTGGTCAAGGACGGCTACGCCGGGGAGATCTGGGCCACCCCCGCCACCCGGGACTTGTGCACCCTCATGCTGCAGGACAGCGCCCACATCCAGGTGGGCGACGTGGCCTTCGTCAACAAGGTGCGCCGCCGCCAGGGCCGCGCCCCCTTCGAGCCGCTCTACACGCCGGAGGACGCCCGGGAGACGATGACCCTCTTCCGCGGCCTCGTCTACGGCCGCTGGCGGCAGATCGCGCCGGGGATCCGCCTGCGCTTCACCGACGCCGGCCACATGCTGGGCAGCGCCCACGTCTGGCTTGAGATCACGGAGGAGGGCGGTCCGCCCCGCACCCTGCTGTTCAGCGGCGACATCGGCCGCCGCGACATCCCCATCATCCGCGATCCAGAGCTGCCGGTGGAGGGCGCCGACATCCTGCTCATCGAGAGCACCTACGCCGGTCGCCACCACCCGCCCTACCCGGAGTCGGAGGCGGAACTGGAGCACATCATCCTGGAGGCCCACGCCGCGCGCAGCGTCGTGCTCATCCCGGCCTTCGCCGTGGGACGCACCCAGCAGCTGGTGGTGGCCCTCCACCGCCTGCACGACCGGGGCGCCATCCCCGGCATGCCCATCTTCGTGGACAGTCCGCTGGCCACCGACGTCACCGGCGTTTTCCGCCTGCATCCCGAGACCTACGACGAGGAGACGCTGGAGGCCCTTCACCGGCCGGGCAATCCCTTCAGCTTCCGCGCCCTGCGCTACACCCGCTCGGTGCAGGACTCCCAGCGCCTCAACGACCTGTCCGGCCCGGCCATCATCATCGCCTCCAGCGGCATGATCGAGCATGGCCGCATCCTGCACCACCTGCGCAACCGCATCATGAAGGAGGAGACGGTCCTGCTCATCACTGGCTGGCAGGCGCCCCACACCCTGGGCCGTCTGCTCCTGCAGGGGACGGACACGGTCTTCATCCACGGCGAGCCCTTCCCCGTGCGCTGCCGCATCCGCGAGCTGACCGGCTTCAGCGGCCACGCCGACCAGGAGGAGCTGGACGAGTGGGTGGGCTGCATGGCCAAGAAGCCGGCCCACGCCTTTGTCGTCCACGGCGAGGAGGAGGGGGCCATCGCCTTTGGCGCCCACCTGGCGAAGGAGTTCGGCATCGCCCATGTGCAGGTGCCCCGGCAGGGCGACCGCATCGATCTCTAG
- the pyk gene encoding pyruvate kinase → MRRTKIVCTIGPASESPDILERLVAAGMDVARLNFSHGDHASHAAKIRHIRRLAALAGRPVAILQDLAGPKVRIGTFAEGSVTLRPGDEFTLTAREVPGDVHEVSLGYKGLAHDVEAGDTLLLADGALELKVLASTGEDIRCRVVTGGELGSRKGINLPSRSIRAPILSEQDRRDLAFGLEQGVDYVALSFVRSAADVEEARAVMEGLGGACPLIAKIEKHEALAEIDAILAAVEGLMVARGDLGVDIPLEEVPRVQKLLIEKANRAGKPVITATQMLRSMVESPRPTRAEVADVANAILDGTDAVMLSEETAAGAWPVVALEMMDRVARATERDFPHRLWMRRFYPEGICDPPQAVAHAACDLAWRIGAAAILTCTMSGGTARHVARYRPAQLILAATPDEGTWRRLALCWGCVPLRTRPEAGLDELIAAAEAAARAAGLVGPGDPVVVTAGHPFRQPGTTNLIRVDLCPLEDPA, encoded by the coding sequence ATGCGCCGGACCAAGATCGTCTGCACCATCGGACCCGCCTCGGAATCGCCCGATATCCTGGAACGACTGGTGGCGGCGGGCATGGATGTCGCCCGCCTCAACTTCTCGCACGGCGACCACGCCTCCCATGCCGCCAAGATCCGCCACATCCGCCGCCTGGCCGCGCTGGCGGGGCGGCCGGTGGCCATCCTGCAGGATCTGGCGGGTCCCAAGGTCCGCATCGGCACCTTCGCGGAGGGCTCCGTCACCTTGCGCCCCGGCGACGAGTTCACCCTCACCGCCCGCGAGGTGCCGGGCGATGTGCACGAGGTCTCGCTGGGCTACAAGGGCCTGGCCCACGATGTCGAGGCCGGCGACACGCTGCTCCTGGCCGACGGCGCCCTGGAGCTGAAGGTGCTGGCGAGCACGGGGGAGGACATCCGCTGCCGGGTCGTCACCGGCGGGGAGCTGGGCTCGCGCAAGGGGATCAACCTGCCGTCGCGCAGCATCCGCGCCCCCATCCTGTCGGAGCAGGACCGGCGGGATCTGGCCTTCGGCCTGGAGCAGGGGGTGGATTACGTCGCCCTCTCCTTCGTGCGCAGCGCCGCCGATGTGGAGGAGGCGCGGGCCGTGATGGAGGGGTTGGGCGGCGCCTGTCCCCTCATCGCCAAGATCGAGAAGCACGAGGCCCTGGCCGAGATCGATGCCATCCTGGCCGCGGTGGAGGGCCTGATGGTGGCGCGGGGCGACCTGGGCGTCGACATCCCCCTGGAGGAGGTGCCCCGGGTGCAGAAGCTGCTCATCGAGAAGGCCAACCGCGCCGGCAAGCCGGTCATCACCGCCACCCAGATGCTGCGCTCCATGGTGGAATCCCCCCGCCCCACCCGGGCCGAGGTGGCGGACGTGGCCAACGCCATTCTGGACGGCACGGACGCGGTCATGCTCTCGGAGGAGACGGCGGCCGGCGCCTGGCCGGTGGTGGCCCTCGAGATGATGGACCGTGTGGCGCGGGCCACCGAGCGGGACTTCCCCCACCGCTTGTGGATGCGCCGCTTCTACCCGGAGGGGATCTGCGACCCGCCCCAGGCCGTGGCCCACGCCGCCTGCGACCTGGCCTGGCGCATTGGCGCGGCGGCCATCCTCACCTGCACCATGAGCGGCGGCACGGCCCGCCACGTGGCGCGTTACCGGCCGGCCCAATTGATCCTGGCCGCCACCCCGGACGAGGGCACCTGGCGGCGCCTGGCCCTCTGCTGGGGCTGCGTGCCGCTGCGCACCCGCCCCGAGGCGGGGCTGGACGAACTGATCGCCGCCGCCGAGGCGGCGGCCCGGGCCGCCGGTCTGGTGGGTCCGGGGGATCCCGTCGTCGTCACGGCCGGCCACCCCTTCCGCCAGCCGGGCACGACCAATCTCATCCGCGTCGATCTCTGTCCCCTGGAGGATCCAGCATGA